The Candidatus Sericytochromatia bacterium genome contains the following window.
AGGGGCGCCCGAATTCAGCAGCCCGTAATCGTAAACGGCACAGCAGTTGGGGTGACGCAGTTGCGTCATCAAGCGAAATTCCTGCTTGAGTTGCAGGTAGGACTTCTCGCCCCCCTCCACCTTCCGCGAGATGACCTTCATGGCCAGCGTCTTACCGGAGGCGCGTTCTTCCACCTGATAAACAGCGCCCATGGCACCCTCGCCGAGACGCTGCACGATCTGATAACGGTGGTCGAGTAACTCGGTCGGCATCCGCTCTGGGGGGCGCGAGACGGCTGCGGGGTGGCCGCAGCCAGGGGGCAAGGTCTACTTACCCACCCGGCGTGCGAACAAGGCGAGCGGCCGACGGGTTCAGGGATGGATTTTTTGCCCCGCTGGGGCGTGACCTTTGCGGCCCTGAGGCGTGACGGGCCATCCTGCTGGGCTGTCGCCGTGCCCGCGTTCGACGCCGTGGGCCGCCGGAACCGTCGCCGCAGGCTCGGAAGGGCCAGGCCGCTCCGTCGGGTTCGGACGCGCAGCGGGAGACGCTTGCGTGGGGGCAGGGTGTTCCTCGGGCACCGCGTGAGCGTCAGGCCGCCCGGCTGGCTCGTGAGCAGGGGCGTCGGATGAGGGAAGTTCGTGCGCGTGGGCCGGTGACGCGTGAGGGTCGTGCCCGTGGGCCTTCACATTGCGATGGGGACGGTGGGCCTGAGGGGGCAAGGGCAGGCCGTGGGCGCGAAATTCGTCGGCGCTCCAATCGGCCGGGCGCCGCCCCCACTGCAGCAGGCCCCAGATGCTCCCGGCCATCACCATCGAGCCGAGCAGCACCCCGATCAGCAACCATTTGAAGGGTTCATTGGGCATGGTTCGACCATTTTAACGGGCAGTGACCGGGGTGGATCTCTCAACACCAAAAATGACGCAGTCGCCCCCCGGCAAGGACCCCCATCACAATGTTGCAGATTTTTGAGGCGCATGTATTTCAGCGGGTCCCTCGGCTGTCCGATGCATGGATCAGGACAAGGGAGTGTCACCTCGCGCAGGGAGGCGTACGATGACGGATCGGGAATCCATGAAACTGCTCTTTTTGCTGATGGCTGGGGTGGCGGTGGTCGTCTTGCAGGCGGCTCACGCGGTCCTGGCGGGGCATCCCACGCCATCGTCGCCGGGCTTGCTGGCGCTGATCAGCAACACGTCGGCCACGGTGAGCTGAGAGGCCGCCTCGAACTGGTAATCCCCCGCACGCTTCAGGTCCCGCTCGTCACGACGGGACCTGAAGCCTTTGGAAGCCGGCCCGCTTACAGCAGCAGAATGCCGCCCAGAATCACCAAAATGGCGCCCAGCACCTGTCTGGCGCGCCAGGTTTCTCCCAGGTAAACCACGCCCAGCACCATGGTGACCACCGGTGCGGCTGCGAACAGGAAGGGGAACAGGCGTGACACGTCGGCTTGCTTGAGCAGGGCATAGTAGGTGTACTGGGCCAGCAGCAGCGAGACGATGCCACTCGCGGCAAACAGCGCGAGGGCTGAAGGCGGGACCTGTCGCAAGGCCTGCCACCCGTTCCCCGAAAGCGCCAGCGCCGGCAAGGCCAGCACGGCCACGGCGCAGGCGCGAATCGTGATGCCGAGCAGGGGGGAAGTCGCCTGATGATTCAGCGCCAGCTTGTCGATGATCGGGATCAGCCCCCACAGCAACACAGTCACCAGGGTCAGCAGCAGGGTGGGAAGGGGGGGGAAGGTCATGGGCGTGGCTCAGGGCAGGGCGCGGGAGGAGCGGAAGGGGAATTGGACGTTCGCGGCGAGTCTTTCCGGTGCAGCGTGCCTTGAGCATACCTGATCCGCCATTTGGCTGAGAGCGCCCTGCGCCGAAACGCCCAGGTATCCTGTCGGGGGCTGCGGTAGCATGAGGCGGGATGATTCGCGGAGTCGTCGATGCGCGCTGTTTTTCTCGCCTTTGCCATTTGCGCCGGCTGGACGGCCCTGACCCTGCTTGGGGCCCTGGAACCACTCGAGCGGCTCAGCGTGCGTGCCAGGTATATGCTGACGCCGCTCGGGCGGGACACCGACGACGTCGTGGTGGTGGCGATCGACGAGCGCTCGCTGGCGCGGTACGGGCAGATGCCCTGGGACCGTCGTCTCTTTGCTCAGCTGGTTGACCACATCGGACGCGCGCGTCCCAGCGTGATCGGCATCGACGTCGCCTTCAACGAACCCGCCCGGCAGCCGGCGGAGGACCGCAGCCTCGCCCAGGCCCTGAGCCGCGTGCCGACGGTGCTCCCGATCTTCCTCGCCTATGCCGATGCGGCCCGACTGGAGATGCGGGCGGTCGAACCGTTGCCCGTGTTCGGGGCCGCGGCCGTGGCCCTGGGCAGCGTGCAACTGGCCAGCCACGTTCAGACGGAGGTCTGGGAACTGGAGCCCTTCCAGAACGTGGTCGGGCACTGGGTGCCTGCCTTTCCCACGGCGGTGCTGGGCGCCCACCGGGGCAGCGCCGTCTCGCCGCCAAGCCCGCATTTCCCCTGGCGGACTGGCCCGCAGCTGTTTCATTTCCAGGGGCCGCGCCGGCATCCACTGGTGTCGGCCGTGGACGTGCTGGAGGGTCAGGTTTCCCCCAGTGCCTTGACGGGCCGGATGGTCCTGCTCGGTGCCACCGCCACGGGGCTTCCCGATACCAATTTCGCCGTGGCCGATCCCCGTATGGGCCCGCTTTCGGGGGTGGAGCTGGCGGCCTGCGCGATCGACAACCTGGCCCGGGACGGGTTTCTCCAGCGGCTGGCCCCGCTGGCGATCGCCCTGCTGATGCTCGCCCTCGCGCTCGGGCCCGGGCGCGTGCTCACGCGGGGCAGCGATGGCCCGGCGCGCCGGACCCTGTGGCTGCTGCTTGCGGCCGCGGCCTGGTCGGTGCTCTCCCTCATCGCTTTTCGGGACGGGGTCTGGCTGGAAGTCGTACCGGTCCTTGGGGCGCTGGCCTCGTGCCATCTGGCCGGGGTCTGGGGCGAGCGCGCGGACCTGTTGGAACACCGCAACCAGTTGCTGGCTCGCTATGGTTCGGATCTGGCCGCCGAGGCGCAACGTCAAAGGGCGCGCATCGAAGGGGAACTCCACGATGGCATCCAGCAGCAACTGGTCGTGATCGGGCGAGAGGTCCGTCGCTTGCTCAAACGCTCGGAGACGACGGACCTGACCGATCGGCTTCAGTTTCTGGCTGCCCAGACCGAGGAGGCCCAGGGCGAGATCAAGCGTCTGCGCGGCGACCTGCTGCCGCCGGCCCTGCGCCACGGCGGTCTGGCAGAGGCATTGCCCGTCCTGGCCCTTCAGCACGCCCAGCGCAGCGGGCTGGACGTGCGTGCCGAACTGGCCAGCTGGGAGCCCCTGCCGGAGGCCCGCGAGGTCGAACTTTACTGGCTCGTGAACGAGGCCCTCACCAATGCCTTGAAGCACGCGGCCGCTTCGCGGGTGCGTATCCGCTTGGACCAGAGCCCGCAGACGGCCATCATTGAGGTGAGTGATGATGGACAGGGCTTCACGCCGCCCGACCTCAGCATTCCCCCGCCTGGCATCGAACACAGTGGTTTGCACCGGATGTGGCTGCGCATGCGCAGCCACCACGGCGATCTGGCCGTGCATTCACGACCTGGCGCGGGGACCACCTTGCGGTTTACGCTGCCGGTTGAGCGCAGGGAGGGGTGAGCCGTGGCTGATGCGATCCGGGTGGTGGTGGTGGATGACCACCCCATGGTCCTGCGAGGCACCTGTGAGATGCTCGAGTCGGCCTCCGACGTGGCGGTGGTCGGCCGTGGCAGGGACGGGGACGAGGCGCTCAACCTGGTGGCCACTCACCGGCCTGACGTGCTGCTGACGGACCTCCAGATGCCACGCCGCGACGGGTTGTCGGTGGTGCGGGAGCTTCGCGCGCGCGGGGAAACGCTCGGCATCGTCGTGCTGACCTCGGCTGACGATGAGACCAGCATCCTGCGGGCCTTGCAGGCCGGGGCCAACGGTTACATGCTGAAGACGGCCGACGAGCCGGAGTTGCTGCAGGCCATTCGTCTGGTGGCGGAGGGCAAGCCCGCCATCCTGCAGCCGGAAGTTGCCCGCGCCATGATGGCGTCCTGGCGCACGGACGGCGGCGAGGAGGCGCTCTCGGAGCGGGAGGTGGAGATTCTCAAAACGCTGGCCAAGGACCTCTCGAACAAGGAGATCGCCCGGCACCTGGGCATCAGCGACCGCACGGTGCAGCAGCACCTCTCCAACATCTTCTCGAAACTGGGCGTGGCCTCGCGGACCGGAGCGGTGCTGAAGGCCCTGCGGATGGGCACGATCACGCTGGAGGATGCGCGCCCATGAGGGTAGGCTGGCTTCGTCTTCCGCTCGTGCTGGGGCTGCTGGCCGGGATGGCTCCCGTCGCCCGGGGCAGCACGCAGCCTCCCCCGGTGGCCATCCTGGTGGAGGTCAGCGGTCCGGTCATGTGGCGAGCCGTGAGCGAGCAGACCCTGCGCCAGGCCGCCGGTGGTGAACAATTGCAGGTGGGGGCCGTCGTGCGGACGGGCCTGCGCGGGCAGGCTCGCCTGAAGTGGCGCAACGGAGGCGAGTTTCGCCTGATGCCACTGAGCGAACTGGTGGTGCCCGCGGACGAGGGCGTCCTGCTGAAGCAGGGTCGGGTTTGGGCCCGCTTTCAGGAGAAGTTGCGACAGCCCTTCTATTTCAAAGCGCCGAGCGCCACGGCGGTGGTGCGAGGGACGATTCTCGACGTGGCGGTCAATGCCGATCAATCCACCACGGTGGCCGTTTACGAAGGGTTGGTGGAGGTGACGGGAAGCCAGGCGGGCGCCGCGCGTCTGCTGGAGCCGGGGCAAAGCCTGATCGTTTCTCCCTTCGGCCCGTTGGGCGCGCCCCAGCCGCTTGCTCCGGGCCTGCCCACCTACCAGCTGAATCAGCTGGAGCCCCCTGCCCGGCAACCGAATGACGCGTCGGGGAAAGACGGTACGGCGCCCTCTCCCCGCGCTGGGGCGTGGGACTGGTTGCGTCAGCAGCGGGCTGCCGTTCGCCTTGAAAGGGTCCGGGAATCGGAGCGTGGTTACCCGGATCATCAGCGGCCGCAGGCACCCCCCTTGCCCCTCCCGAATGGAGGCCCGCCCCGTCGGCCGCCGGGCCTGCCCCCGCGGGAAGCGGAGATGCTCGCTCCACGGGGCGACCCACCTCCGCCACCCGGCTCGGACCGGCACGGGCCAGGCCCGCGTCACTTTCCGGGGGATCCCTCGGGTCGCCAGCCGGTCGCGGCTGACCCCAACTACGCCTTTCCGGCCGGACGCCCGCCGCACCGCAGCTCCGGCTTTCCGCCCTGCCCCCTGCCGGACCGCCCGGAGCTGGACTGCCGC
Protein-coding sequences here:
- a CDS encoding response regulator transcription factor, whose translation is MADAIRVVVVDDHPMVLRGTCEMLESASDVAVVGRGRDGDEALNLVATHRPDVLLTDLQMPRRDGLSVVRELRARGETLGIVVLTSADDETSILRALQAGANGYMLKTADEPELLQAIRLVAEGKPAILQPEVARAMMASWRTDGGEEALSEREVEILKTLAKDLSNKEIARHLGISDRTVQQHLSNIFSKLGVASRTGAVLKALRMGTITLEDARP
- a CDS encoding FecR family protein produces the protein MRVGWLRLPLVLGLLAGMAPVARGSTQPPPVAILVEVSGPVMWRAVSEQTLRQAAGGEQLQVGAVVRTGLRGQARLKWRNGGEFRLMPLSELVVPADEGVLLKQGRVWARFQEKLRQPFYFKAPSATAVVRGTILDVAVNADQSTTVAVYEGLVEVTGSQAGAARLLEPGQSLIVSPFGPLGAPQPLAPGLPTYQLNQLEPPARQPNDASGKDGTAPSPRAGAWDWLRQQRAAVRLERVRESERGYPDHQRPQAPPLPLPNGGPPRRPPGLPPREAEMLAPRGDPPPPPGSDRHGPGPRHFPGDPSGRQPVAADPNYAFPAGRPPHRSSGFPPCPLPDRPELDCRPVPMPPHDEHRPPPPPPGGTP
- a CDS encoding CHASE2 domain-containing protein — its product is MRAVFLAFAICAGWTALTLLGALEPLERLSVRARYMLTPLGRDTDDVVVVAIDERSLARYGQMPWDRRLFAQLVDHIGRARPSVIGIDVAFNEPARQPAEDRSLAQALSRVPTVLPIFLAYADAARLEMRAVEPLPVFGAAAVALGSVQLASHVQTEVWELEPFQNVVGHWVPAFPTAVLGAHRGSAVSPPSPHFPWRTGPQLFHFQGPRRHPLVSAVDVLEGQVSPSALTGRMVLLGATATGLPDTNFAVADPRMGPLSGVELAACAIDNLARDGFLQRLAPLAIALLMLALALGPGRVLTRGSDGPARRTLWLLLAAAAWSVLSLIAFRDGVWLEVVPVLGALASCHLAGVWGERADLLEHRNQLLARYGSDLAAEAQRQRARIEGELHDGIQQQLVVIGREVRRLLKRSETTDLTDRLQFLAAQTEEAQGEIKRLRGDLLPPALRHGGLAEALPVLALQHAQRSGLDVRAELASWEPLPEAREVELYWLVNEALTNALKHAAASRVRIRLDQSPQTAIIEVSDDGQGFTPPDLSIPPPGIEHSGLHRMWLRMRSHHGDLAVHSRPGAGTTLRFTLPVERREG
- a CDS encoding EamA family transporter produces the protein MTFPPLPTLLLTLVTVLLWGLIPIIDKLALNHQATSPLLGITIRACAVAVLALPALALSGNGWQALRQVPPSALALFAASGIVSLLLAQYTYYALLKQADVSRLFPFLFAAAPVVTMVLGVVYLGETWRARQVLGAILVILGGILLL